AAACCCAAGGCGATCCCATGACAATTTACGGCACCACTGACGAACACACGATGATTGCGGAGACTGTGCGCAGCTTCGTTGAAAACGAAATCTATCCGCATGAAGAACTGGTCGAACGCACCGGCCACGTGCCCACAGAGATCGCGCAAGAGATCAAGCGCAAGACAATTGAGCTGGGATTTTACGCCTGTAATTTCCCTGAAAGCGTGGGATGCGCTGGCCTGAACCACTTGGAATTTGCGCTGGTCGAGCGGGAACTGGGGCGCGGGTCGATGGCGCTGAACCACTTCTTTGGTAGACCCCAGAACATCCTGATGGCGTGCGAAGGTGATCAGGTCGAAAAATATCTGATGCCTGCGGTGCGCGGTGAAAAGATGGATGCGCTTGCGATGACCGAACCGGGGGCGGGATCTGATGTGCGCGGGATGAAATGCAGCGCTATTCGTGACGGCGGCGATTGGGTGGTGAACGGGACGAAGCATTTCATTTCCGGCGCAGAACATGCCGATTTCATCATCGTCTTCATCGCGACGGGCGAAGACCAGACCCAGCGCGGCCCTAAGAAGCGGATCACGGCGTTTCTGGTGGATCGCGGCACGCCCGGCTTTACGATCCGCGACGGATACAAATCGGTGTCGCACCGCGGTTACCAAAACATGATCCTAGAATTCGACGACTGCCGCCTGCCTGACGCACAAGTGCTGGGCGAGGTCGATGGCGGGTTCGAAGTGATGAACACATGGCTTTATGCCACGCGGATCACAGTCGCGACGATGTCTGTGGGTCGCGCACGTCGTGTGTTCGACTACGCGTTGAATTACGCCGCTGAACGCGAACAATTCGGCCAGAAGATTGGGAAATTCCAAGGCGTCAGTTTCCAGCTGGCAGACATGATCACAGAGATTGATGCGGCTGATCTGCTCACGCTCGCATCGGCGGATCGTTTGGATAAAGGCCTGCCCGCGAACCGCGAAATTGCGTCGGCGAAACTATATGCGTCTGAAATGCTGGCCCGCGTGACTGATGCTGCGATCCAAATTCACGGCGGTATGGGGTTGATGGATGATTATCCGCTCGAACGGTTCTGGCGTGATGCGCGTGTGGAGCGGATTTGGGATGGGACGTCGGAAATTCAACGCCACATCATTAGTCGCGACTTGCTGCGGGCCTTGGGCGCGTGATGTATTTCGACTTGGCGCGCCAAGCCGACAGGTACGAGGGGCCAGCCCCTCGCGCTCCCCGAGGTATTTCTGACCAAAAGAAGCGGGGGACGGCTGATGTCGATTGACTTGCAACGGC
The Rhodobacteraceae bacterium S2214 genome window above contains:
- a CDS encoding acyl-CoA dehydrogenase family protein yields the protein MTIYGTTDEHTMIAETVRSFVENEIYPHEELVERTGHVPTEIAQEIKRKTIELGFYACNFPESVGCAGLNHLEFALVERELGRGSMALNHFFGRPQNILMACEGDQVEKYLMPAVRGEKMDALAMTEPGAGSDVRGMKCSAIRDGGDWVVNGTKHFISGAEHADFIIVFIATGEDQTQRGPKKRITAFLVDRGTPGFTIRDGYKSVSHRGYQNMILEFDDCRLPDAQVLGEVDGGFEVMNTWLYATRITVATMSVGRARRVFDYALNYAAEREQFGQKIGKFQGVSFQLADMITEIDAADLLTLASADRLDKGLPANREIASAKLYASEMLARVTDAAIQIHGGMGLMDDYPLERFWRDARVERIWDGTSEIQRHIISRDLLRALGA